The DNA region TTGAAAGGTTAGTTTAGAGATCAAACTATACTTCCTACCTCGTTAGAGACAACATCCCAGAGACCATCACTTGCAAGAATGAGAAACTCGAGAGAGCTATCAACTTTTTCCTCctgaaattaaatatatgtttataattgAACAAAGGGCAGATTGGTGCAGTCACTATAAAGTGGTCTACAATGTGGGCATGAAGTAACACAAATAGTCACTCCTTTGCTCCATAGTTGAGTTTATTCACACTAGATAAATTATTAGTAGCAAAGGGTCGCACGGAGATTATGGTACAAAGCCAATACCTGTATCTCCGGATCAGCAACAACATACTGCTTCAATAACCTGTCGCCAAATGCACGAGAAACAGCGAGAACTCCTCCAACTCTCCATGTTCCTTTTAGCACAACACCAATTAAGTAGATGATATAAAGATATAAACGCATGCAAGAAGAAGGGTTTTCACTAAACGTTTTCTTACCAGCCCACATAACAAATCCTCCCGCATCTTCAATTCGTTGGCGCTCATCACTTTGATCAGGCTTGTGATCTCGGGATACAGCAATAGctttcacacaaaaaaaaagattatattatTACCATACAACACGACAAGCATTCACAACTTCTTCCTAAATGATGTATTGTCTACTGACACATTGCAAAATTTCATGTACAAGAGTGCTATCACCCAGAAACGTCTTCTAGTCTCCATTTCATgcccacaaaataaaaattgaacaAGCATTACCATTGCCACCTCTGCATATGACGGCTCTAGAGTCTCCTACATTTGCAACAAGTAAACGGTCACCAACTAAGATGGCTGTTGAGGCCGTAGAACCAGCATCTCTGTTCTGACCATTTTCTGATTTAAGAAACTCCGAGTCTGTTTGGTTGTATGCATCAGCTGAAATGAGAAGCcaccaaataaaaaaacaaaaatcagaagGATGTATCTAAATGAACCCTCACGCTAAAAAGATCAAAAGGCGAAAACAACCTATTGCTGCAGGAGTATCAGAGATGAACTTAGGATGCCTGATGAGGTTACTGAATAAATTTTGCTTCACATATTCAGCTGCACGTGCACCTCCATGTCCTGGACATAAAACATTAGCTATGTCACTACATTGGTCTCTTTAGAGAAGCGTACCATGTAAAACGTAAGTACACATGATAAATACTAATAACTAGATAGTAATTTGGATGGTTTACATATCATAGTTACTAGAGATGTGAAACCGAATCTActaaatattcaattttatcatatatgttCGTACATAATGATACACAACTCTGCACAAGATAGAAACTTCGAAATTAGTAGTGGAGAGAGGTAGTACCATCAAAGACACCAAAAAGACCAACGATTTGGCCATGAACACCATCGATCCTAGTCTCATAAAAATCCTCCATGGAAGATCTTTTACCAGGAGAACTTGCGTATCCATAGCTGAACTTCCCGTTCTGACTGTACAATAATAAGTAGATATAAAAATCCATCATAGCTCTtctgtatattttaaaaaaatatatatttacaaaaaaattgttaaaagaaCACATGCCTTAAACATATAATCACATATCTAAACTCCAAATTCAAAGTAATCTTAGaactttagtttaaaatctAGAACAGCAACAGATATGGAGAAGCTGGGGGAGAAAGAGGAGAAGAGTGAACCTGAGACCGCCGCCGCTAACAGGTCCATCGTCGGCGTGAACCTGGCTGGAAGACGACAACACAGAATTCAGATATCCCATAGTACCACCTCCCAAACACCACCAAATAGCCCTCTTTCTTGAAACCAAAGATCCAAAATTCAACGGTCAAAGCTGATCAAACACACCTAAAACGACGTCGGAAAGAAAACATGTCAATACACAGAATCATCACCAAATGCTCTCccgatataaataaaataaataactaaactaAATGTATATCAACAACAGTGATCAGGTAAGCAAGGGATTGAGCAAGATCATCGATCAGATCGAGAATAAAATGAggagaaaaaaattgttaaagcGTATCAGACGCAGACGAAGACGAAGAAGTTGAAGTTTTCAAAATATGATCACTGCGAGATTTGTAGTAAATAAAGAGGCCGACAAGATTTAGGGATCCCCACAAATCGCTCTGTCCTCCTTCGTTTGACAAACTGGAGACGAGTCGAGGAAACGAAATAAATGACCAAGCAACAGGTAAGCACTCTTTTTAAATTATCAATCTGGTATTTCTAATCACTCCTAATATTAAAATCAGTTACTACTAAcaataataatgattttttaactGTCGGTAATCAGTACTAATAactaattaaatgatatatttatatccaTAAGCTAAGGAGATACCTCGTGGGCCTATAAAGATGGTTATTATTATTCCTCCTTCTTGGTTGCTTCTTTCTTTTATAGTACCAACTTTACGGTGTAGCGAAGCTAGGATGAATCACACCGCCATTTCTCTAGGATTATGACACCTGTCTTTCATGCAGATGAGTATCTACGGTTACCCTTGCTGCGTTGCGATGCATCAAATAACCTTACAGAATACCCATAAGCCGAAGTGTGTAAATATCTAGATTTTTTGGCTGCTGATGTTATTGAGTCGGaacattttcaatataaattacTTCTTCTACTCAATTCTGAAacaacttttattattttactacATATCAAGTACAATGCTCTTCATTTACGAATAAAAACTAGAGTTGAAGATACTCTTTAGTTAGAGAAATTTAATGAAAAGGTTAGCATGCTAAATTGTATTGTTGTGCTATGAAATTTAAGAAGCAACCAAAACTCTCTTCAAATCTAATGCACAAACAGACTACAGACAAaatcaattaataaaaaataaaaaatcacgtTTCAGTCTTGATCATGGTTGGACAACTTTACTCACAGTCACAGACATCGATCAAGTCCTCAATGGTCCCATACTAatactcttcttcctcttcctcaacaagaagatttttcttttggagTTTCTCTTCCTCGTACATTTTCTTCCACTTCTTCCATCACCCTCCTCGGAGAGTACCTTCCCAAGCCAATGTACTTCAGGAAGAAAGACAAATTGCTCGGCTTTCTCGAAAGATGGTTGAACACAACTAACTGCATATGTTTCCAACTATTTTCTTATGACAAAATACACGAATGTGGTTGTTTCCACTAGCTTGACGATTCGGTAAAGCATATATTAGCAAGACAAAGGTTCTGACCAGTGTAATGGAGAGACTATTCATGCCTATTCTCTTGTAGGGTCATCCCCTTTTGCCTCTGCTATCTCTTCCAAATCATCAATATCATCAATTGGGATTTCTTCACTATCATACGTTTTGAAGTCTGCAATACACAACCAGAGACATGTTTGATTTCTTGATAAGGCATCTCTGTCATTGGTGCTTGATGCAATATTATCAAGAAAGccatatataatcaaattaccTGATGAAGCAAGTGAAGCAGGGATAGCAATTTTCTCCCCTGTTACTGGTGATGGTGTATCAAGCAGATATGGAAGACCAAGGAGCTCTAACAAAGACACTGTCTGGGGGTTCTGCGGGTTATCTGCATAATGCCCACAAGATTCAAAACATGTTAAACCAATTATTTGTATCGCTTATCCAGCAACTCTACATAATCCTCTATATCCAGTGCATTTAACTTACCAGGTATAGAATCAAAGAAAGGTTGTGAAGGGTTATATGCAGGGACTGTCCTAACAAACTCAAAAGGTTTAAATTGCCTTTCTTCTAGCTTCTTCCTCACCCACTCGCGGCTCTCTTGTATATTCATTGTAGCAGAGCTGTTTTCGCAACAACAATACGTGAGTGAGTAGAAAAATGAATCGGAGAGATATAAACATGACTTAGTAagtgtcgacaaaaaaaaacatgacttAGTAAGTAGCTTGCTTAAAAAAAATGGTATACCTGAAGTTGGCGCGTCTCTCTGTTAGAGGGAAAACAGAATTGAACTTTCGTGTTATTGCAAGCCACTCTTCGTCGTATAGCACTTCAAAAGGTCCAGGCTCTGACTTGATATCAATGATCTAACGAACATCCTAAGAAGTTATAAGATATCCTTTTCTTGAAAAGgtggagaggagaggagagaagaagaagaacctgTAGAAACTTTTTCCCTGGACCGCATTTATCCAAGGCAAGAAACTTTGTCACAGAGCCATCGCTCCCCCCGTGTTGAACAGAAGCAGCGAATTTGCAGTGTAAATGAGCTGAAAACCAGTACCGAGGCTTCAGTTTTTCTAGCAGTAGAGCCGCTGGTTTACTTCCGAGAGTTCTCGCCTCGATCTGTAACAGATTCGGTCCAAGTTAATACCAAATCGAGGAAGTAGAAACactttctaattaatttttacCTCTTCTTGGAAGTCAGGCTTTTGCTGAATAAGTGATTTTGAGTCTCCATAATCAGTGATTCCAACAGGCCAATCGTGTGAGAGGAATATATCAAGCGGCTCTTCGAGCTGCATCAACTTGTGGACATCATACTCACGTACATGGTAGACCGATCTGATGGTGTTCTTGTTATATGGCGGCCGCTCAAAGTGTCCTACTCACACAATAGAGACAACTCAAAaatccatcttttttttttctatttcaagAACTGGACCTACGGTTCTTGATGTGAGAGACTAACCTGAATGGTAATCTCGGCCATTGTAAATACCCGAAAGGCCTCCAATCCGCAGATTACCGAACTTAACTACCCCTGCATAACCTAGAAAGTAGATATTGGTGGCAGCCCAACCCCCATAATACCTAAGCAACCAATCAGTAAAACATCAAGAAGAACACTCTATCCAGCTTCAGGATCCTAATCAAGACCGAGTTAGTTGTAGATAACTTACAGTTCCCACAAGTAGTTGGAAGCCTCGTGATTCCCACCGATGAAAAGAGTGGGAACGGGGGCAAGTTCTTGGCCGGAGTAGTACTTCCAGAAGGACTTCATCTCTCTGTATTTTATAGGTACGCTAAGGCTATCCATGTCTTTCTCATTTCTCACAGCCTATAGACGAGTTTTTTTTTGCAACACTAAGAAAGCAGAAccgaataaaagaaaaaaaaacttaccttggaaaacaaattaatattcaCAGAGTTTTATTACCTGGAAATCGCCGCAGCAGAGGAGGAGATCGACTTTAGTGTTGTGAATTTGTTCATGGTGTTGAATCGTCTTGTACACATTGTCGAGGTCTCCATGCATGCACCCTTCAATAGCAATCTTCATCACTCTCTCTCAGAGCTCAACTTTTCATGCTCCTCCTGAGTTTAAAAACAACACAGAGAACAACAACTCCTTGAGAggcaaaaagaagaaacaaagttGTTCCTCAACATTGTGgactcaaaatttgaaaatctagAGAGTAACACTATCCACAACCAAATTGCTTAGAAACTAAGATAAAAACATGCAATTCCTCTGTACacagataagaagaagaaaaaaaagtaaatgcgCAGTTTCAATACCGGTATCTCATGTGAAATGAAGAAAGGATTATTGGGTGTTTCCTGGATTAACCAACCCGCAAGGACCTGGAAGCAGACGAATTGAGTAAGATCAGAGACGAAGAAGCggggatttagggttttagtGGAGAGAAGAAACATGGAACGATCTCGTTTGGTCGAAAAAGCAAACGCATCGTTTCTAAGCGGGACATCATCTCTTATACCCACCCTCCTTATCGGTCGATCTTTGAAAGACATGAAACAAAAagggaaaaatataaaatggcAAATTGCTGGAATTTACAGTTAATCCTAAAGAAGGTAAACTATTTACGGGTTTTACCAAGTTTAACCGGAGAGAAAACCGAATCGAATTGAAATACGAACCAAAGATCATAAATTAGACTTAACTGTCCCCAATCCAACTTAAACCCTCCGATCCAATCTCGATTTTAACCATCTCGAACCCGAATCCAAATAACCACTCAATTTCGATTTAAACCAAGTGGAGTCTCTCCAATTTCCCCTTTATTCTTTATTTCTATTTCTCCCCCCCCCCTCTCTCTCAAACGGTTTCCCCTAAATTCGAAAACGTATCCCAACCCTAGAACATCCCACTTCGATTCCTTCGATTTCCCTTCGATTATTCACCGAAAACGTGTGAATCATGGTTGAAACTAGGCTGGGTAAGAGAAAGGATAGACCTCCTCCAACGGATCCTCCTCCGCAAAAGAGCGGGACCTCGAAGAACTCGAAGAAGAACAAACCGAAGAACTCGAAGAAGAGAAAAATGACGGATGAGGAATCACCGGTGGTTGAATTTGTTGGAACCGTGGGAGTTGCGGAGGAGAATGAAGTAGAAGAACCGGCTAAGGATGTAGAAGATcgggagaaagagaaagaagaatcggagaaggagaaagaaagggaagaagaaaatggagacgaagatgaagaggaagaaggaaacagcgatgcatctcaagaagagaaagaagaaaatggagacaaagatgaagatgaagaaggaaatAGCAATGAAGAAGTAGAGaacaaagatgaagaagaaatacaagaggaggaagagaacgGGACTCTCCCGACTCCCGAAGAGAACGGGACTCCCGAAGAGAACAGAGGTCAAAACGAAAATGAAAatcaagaagaaggagagaaggaACCCCCATTGGAAGCGGAATCAGGAAATGTTGATGGTGATGGTGACGGGGTTCTCGGGCAAGGAGAAGAGGTAATAACTGTGGAACTTGAATAGGGTTTAACTAAATATACTAGGAAAGGCTCGGATAACTTAGGAGAACTATGTTTTAGTACTTGAATAACTGATGTAGAACACAATGTTACTTGCAGGAATTAGAGGCAACCGAGGCAATCAAACCGTTGAGGATGTACTTCTATGAGTCGGAGTACAAGAAACAAATAAAGATAGCGACCAAATGTATCGTCAATGACGTTATGGTTACATTTGCTCATCTCAAACCGAAGATGAGTGATACTGAGAGGAAGTGGTTTGAGAAGCATCCACAATTCTGTCACGTGTTCCACATGGAGAAGGACTCAAACCACATAGTCCAAGGAATGTGGATGTTGCTATTGCGGACAGTGGATGGCTCGAAGAGGAAGGAAGTGTGGTTCATTGTGAATGGTGTTCCCATCCGCTATGGCCTGAGAGAACACGCTTTGATCTCAGGTCTTAGCTGCCGCAACTATCCACTTGGGTATAAGGAGTTTGGTGATAGAAAGTTCGTGAAGCGCCATTTTAAGAAGGGAGAATCAATAAGGCTTGAGGATGTCAAAGCGAAGCTGTTGGCTATGGGAGAACACAGAGACCGGCTGAAGATGatggttttgttctttttaggAAGTGTTATCTGTGCGCAAACGAAAGTAGGAAAAGGCGCCAAAGATGTTTTGGAATTCTTCCAAAGAGCTGTGGACGATCTCGAGTTCTGCGAAAACTTTCCATGGGGGAGGTACTCGTTTGATTACATGGTTAAGGAGATATCGCACACCATGGATCATTTTGGAGGTCGGGTTAGAGAGAAGACTTTATGGCCACTTCCAGGTTTCTGTCTGCCACTGGAGGTAAGCAATTGAAGATAATCACCttatcatttattaatattattgtgttaagtgTTTGTACATGATTGGTATGTAGTTGCTTGCTTTTGAGGCAATTCCCAAGTTTGGATTGAAGTTCAGACAAGAGGTTGAAGACGTCGATATAGACTGTCCTCGGATGTGCAGATCAGTCTTTAAATCAGCAGGGATGAAAGGGTTCTCACTTTCAAAATTGAATCGGGAACTGGACAAAATAACGGTATGTTTCTTCTGCTACAATCTTGAaaatgttgtaatgtttcttGTGCTACAAACTTTGAAAATGTTGTAGCATTATACTAACATGtgattattttttggttttactttTTTGGTATCAGTCAGGGGATATCCACAGCATACTTCCTACCAAGACAGAAGAAGAAGTAGCTCTTTTGGAAGAGCTGACTGAAGAGGAGGACGACGTTGATGTCGATGATATTTCTAGTGACAGTTGGGTAAAGCGTCTT from Raphanus sativus cultivar WK10039 chromosome 8, ASM80110v3, whole genome shotgun sequence includes:
- the LOC108823125 gene encoding probable protein phosphatase 2C 59, translating into MGYLNSVLSSSSQVHADDGPVSGGGLSQNGKFSYGYASSPGKRSSMEDFYETRIDGVHGQIVGLFGVFDGHGGARAAEYVKQNLFSNLIRHPKFISDTPAAIADAYNQTDSEFLKSENGQNRDAGSTASTAILVGDRLLVANVGDSRAVICRGGNAIAVSRDHKPDQSDERQRIEDAGGFVMWAGTWRVGGVLAVSRAFGDRLLKQYVVADPEIQEEKVDSSLEFLILASDGLWDVVSNEEAVGMVKAIEDPEEGAKRLMTEAYQRGSADNITCVVVRFFSDQTGAVGSSSNIIPMDHGIMPDRVSSDPST
- the LOC108823124 gene encoding lariat debranching enzyme, with amino-acid sequence MKIAIEGCMHGDLDNVYKTIQHHEQIHNTKVDLLLCCGDFQAVRNEKDMDSLSVPIKYREMKSFWKYYSGQELAPVPTLFIGGNHEASNYLWELYYGGWAATNIYFLGYAGVVKFGNLRIGGLSGIYNGRDYHSGHFERPPYNKNTIRSVYHVREYDVHKLMQLEEPLDIFLSHDWPVGITDYGDSKSLIQQKPDFQEEIEARTLGSKPAALLLEKLKPRYWFSAHLHCKFAASVQHGGSDGSVTKFLALDKCGPGKKFLQIIDIKSEPGPFEVLYDEEWLAITRKFNSVFPLTERRANFSSATMNIQESREWVRKKLEERQFKPFEFVRTVPAYNPSQPFFDSIPDNPQNPQTVSLLELLGLPYLLDTPSPVTGEKIAIPASLASSDFKTYDSEEIPIDDIDDLEEIAEAKGDDPTRE
- the LOC130498965 gene encoding uncharacterized protein LOC130498965, with the protein product MVETRLGKRKDRPPPTDPPPQKSGTSKNSKKNKPKNSKKRKMTDEESPVVEFVGTVGVAEENEVEEPAKDVEDREKEKEESEKEKEREEENGDEDEEEEGNSDASQEEKEENGDKDEDEEGNSNEEVENKDEEEIQEEEENGTLPTPEENGTPEENRGQNENENQEEGEKEPPLEAESGNVDGDGDGVLGQGEEELEATEAIKPLRMYFYESEYKKQIKIATKCIVNDVMVTFAHLKPKMSDTERKWTQTT
- the LOC130498585 gene encoding uncharacterized protein LOC130498585, whose protein sequence is MWMLLLRTVDGSKRKEVWFIVNGVPIRYGLREHALISGLSCRNYPLGYKEFGDRKFVKRHFKKGESIRLEDVKAKLLAMGEHRDRLKMMVLFFLGSVICAQTKVGKGAKDVLEFFQRAVDDLEFCENFPWGRYSFDYMVKEISHTMDHFGGRVREKTLWPLPGFCLPLELLAFEAIPKFGLKFRQEVEDVDIDCPRMCRSVFKSAGMKGFSLSKLNRELDKITVCFFCYNLENVVMFLVLQTLKML